A segment of the Sphingobacterium oryzagri genome:
AGCAAATGTAGGCATAAGTAACGATAAGGCGGGTGGGAAACCCGCCCACCGAAAGACTAAGGTTTCCTGATCAACGCTAATCGGATCAGGGTTAGTCGGGGCCTAAGGCGCATCCGAAAGGAGCTAGCCGATGGACAACGGGTTAATATTCCCGTACTTTTTATAACTGCGATGTGGTGACGGAGTAGTGACACTGCCGCGAACTGACGGAATAGTTCGTTGAAGTGCGTAGGTATACATTTTGTAGGCAAATCCGCAAATTGTGCTGAAACATGATAGTACCGCAAACCTTCGGGGGCGTGGATAGTGCAGGTAATCAGACTTCCAAGAAAACCCGCTAAGCTTCAGGTTATAAAAACCCGTACCGTAAACCGACACAGGTAGTCGAGGAGAGAATCCTAAGGTGCTCGAGTGAATCATGGCTAAGGAACTCGGCAAAATGGCCCTGTAACTTCGGGAGAAGGGGCGCTGTCTCAGTGATGAGCAGCCGCAGTGAAAAGGCCCAGGCGACTGTTTAGCAAAAACATATGGCTTTGCGAAATCGAAAGATGAAGTATAAGGCCTGACACCTGCCCGGTGCTGGAAGGTTAAGAGGGGATGTCATCGCAAGAGAAGCATTGAATCGAAGCCCCAGTAAACGGCGGCCGTAACTATAACGGTCCTAAGGTAGCGAAATTCCTTGTCGGGTAAGTTCCGACCTGCACGAATGGTGTAACGATCTGGGCGCTGTCTCAGCCATGAGCTCGGTGAAATTGTGGTATCGGTGAAGACGCCGGTTACCCGCAACGGGACGGAAAGACCCCATGCACCTTCACTATAGCTTAACATTGAAATTGGGTACAGTATGTGTAGGATAGGCGGGAGATATTGAAGCGGGTTCGCCAGGATTCGTGGAATCAACCTTGAAATACCGCCCTTTCTGTATTCGGTTTCTAACTCGACTATGTCGAGGACATTGTTTGGTGGGTAGTTTGACTGGGGTGGTCGCCTCCAAAAAGGTAACGGAGGCTTTCAAAGGTAAGCTCAGTACGCTTGGTAACCGTACGCGGAGTGCAATGGCATAAGCTTGCTTGACTGTGAGACCAACAAGTCGACCAGGGTCGAAAGACGGACATAGTGATCCGGTGGTTCTGTATGGAAGGGCCATCGCTCAAAGGATAAAAGGTACGCTGGGGATAACAGGCTGATCTCCCCCAAGAGCTCATATCGACGGGGAGGTTTGGCACCTCGATGTCGGCTCGTCACATCCTGGGGCTGGAGAAGGTCCCAAGGGTTGGGCTGTTCGCCCATTAAAGTGGCACGCGAGCTGGGTTCAGAACGTCGCGAGACAGTTCGGTCCCTATCTGTTGTGGGCGCTGGAAGTTTGAGTGGATCTGACCTTAGTACGAGAGGACCGGGTTGGACGGACCGCTGGTGAACCTGTTATGCCGCCAGGTGTACGGCAGGGTAGCTACGTCCGGAATAGATAAGCGCTGAAAGCATCTAAGTGCGAAACTAGCCACGAGATGAGACTTCCTTATAGGGTCGTTGTAGATGACAACGTTGATAGGCCATAGGTGTAAAGGTTGAGAGACCAAAGCCAAGTGGTACTAATAGCCCGAAGCTTTCCACGCCGGTAGATTGTTGTTGTCTTCCTTCTTTTTCTTTCTTTCAATGCATGTCATATTTAGTATGGTAGTATGTAGTAGTTAGTATTTAGATTGGTCTAAGTACTATTATCTAAGTACTACGATCTAACTAAAGATCTTCAGGTGCCTATATCGGCGGTGTCTACCTCTTCCCATTCCGAACAGAGAAGTCAAGCCCGCCAGAGCCGATGGTATTGCCGTAACAGGTGGGAGAGTAGGTCGGCGCCTAATTTAAAACGAAGCTCGTTATCGAAAGATGACGAGCTTTTGTTGTTTTATAGGCTATAATATAGCCTATGCTTAACTTCGTTCTTTTAGATTACGAAATATTCCGAATAAGAGGAGTCTAAAACACAAAAAATAGAATCATCGTCTAGCTGTCTCAGAATATTTTGCCATTGTAAAACCCTGTAAGGGAGCGTTTGTCCTCAATTATGGCTGAAATCCAATCGTAACAGAGATAACTAATCAAGCCTTAAAAAGCCCATTTTGCTTTGTGCTTGATTAGTTGATTTTGCAGGCAGAATATTGTTAAGATTTTTTGGAGGAGCACAAAAAGGATGCTTTCCATTTATTCATCATTCTCTTGAAGTTGAAAGCGGCAGCTGCGAGCATAATATTGATGTTATCGCCAAAGATACCCTTATAGAAGTTCCGTCCAGTCTATGATCTGCTTAGAGGTGTCCGATAACAGGTTCTATTACCGCTCTTTTTCGATGGGCTTTCTTGAGCCTTTGTTGTTCGGATCTGCTCTGTCTGGAACTGAAGGCTTTTGGGAGCTGTATTTTTGTGGTTCCTATGGTTGCTTTCCCTCGGTAATCTCTGTCTACACTAGCTGTTTTGGGAGATTTGCCGGTCAGGGTTTCGACCTGTTACAATGCCGGCTCCAAGGTGTGCCGTCATATTCATTCCTGAAGCCCATCGCGCCGAGGATAACCCCGCAAAGGTTGTAGACGATGGAAACCTTGTTTCCAAATTCGTACTTCTTATGCTCCTTACCTTTAGAGATACACTGTACATCAGGCTCGTGCAGTGAATAGATCTTCTGTTTAATGTATCTGGTCTGTTGCAGTACCTTATTGAAGAGAGCCCGTTCCGAAGCGTACATCCCCTCTGCCAGTTTCCGTTCCAGTTCCCTGAGGAGCCTGCCGGCAATGACCTTGACCTTTTTATCCGCCTTTATCGCCTTCTTCTTATTTCTGGGATGATTGCGGAACCGCTGGTGGACGCTCAGTTTTTTCGAGGTGCGCGTATAACTCTGACGTACGACGATGCCTTCTTTTTGTGCTATCCGACTACATTTCCTGATGATTTTGCGGTGCAGTTTTGCATCGGTGGGAAAAGTGATGTTCTTCTCCTGGACTGTTGTATCTACGTTCACGGGGCGATCATCCGAATCACTTCCATTGATACGGATGCTTTCCTTTAGGATCAGTGCAATTCCTTCTTTTCCAATACGCTTGCGGAAATGAACCAGTTCACTGGCTTGGCGGTACCTTGGGAACGAAGCACCGTTCTCCACAGAAATATTGGTAGTAACAGTTCTCGGACCATTGCTCGACAACGCTCTCGTCCGAGATATTGCGAATATGCTTAACTATCAAAAGGCCAACCATCAATCGAATGGGTTTAGCTGGCCGGCCGTTATCCGGGCAGTAAAGGGGGAGAAACGCATCTTAAAACCGTTGCCAGTCAACCCTATTTGCCAAAATGTACAGCGGATGCTTTTGACTAAGGGTGTCGTCAAAACTAGTGAAGAAGCCTAATTGAGAAGTGTTCGTTTCTTTGAAATCATCCGTAGTGAATTGCAAGGTTTATACTGCCGAGACACAAAATCTTACAATCTAAAACAAGAAAAATGATGCTTAAATTACTGAATAATAATTGTTTGTATTGTTTTTAAGGAACGACTAACTAATTTTTCTAAAAAGGGTTTGCAATACAATTCTTGATAGCCGAAAGACAGTCAAGAGCTTTAATAAAAGCTGCCCGATGAAGGGCAGCTTAGTTCCAGTCTATAATAAACATTTTTTAACCTCTTCCCAAAAGGTGATAGAGAAAGCCTCCGAATTCGTAGCCTAATAAATACGTGATTACAACTACGATAATGAAAATTTTCAACACTCTCCGATGTGTTTTTAAAAGGTTAAGATAGTTGTTCATTTCCAAACTAATGTGTAATGTTATAAGCAAATTCACCTAATGCGTATCCTGCAGCGTAGACGGCTCCAATAAGCATGAGAGCTTCCTCTAAGAATTTTCCTCCTTCAGTATTTTCAAGTTGTTCTTGCCTTAGTTCAACTAAATTATAGTTTTCTATTTGAAATGACATAATATAATTTATTTATTACCTCGCGGCATTGTTCCAACCATTAACTGCTCCCACTGCGGATGCTGCCATTAACACATCTGTAGCGTAGAAAGCAAGCAAAATTGGCGCAATACCACCATCTGTATTCTTCATTTCTTCCGTATTCAAATCTTGAACACCGAATTCTGTTAAATTAAATGTACTCATTTGTATAAGATTAACTTTGTTCTTACACTTTTAAAGCTTTTCAGATTCCGCTTTTTGTTGATCAACATCGCTAAGTTACGTTCGTTCACTCTACAAAAAAAGCCGCGAATTAAAGAAGATCTCTATTCAACAAAAGATTGCGAGGATTTTCGTTATACTACTCTTCTTCGTAAAATTCGATCAAAGATGCGATATACGTATCGTTCCAGCCGTCTACAATATCATCATAAGCCTCATCTGGGATATTGCTGTGCTGAACCTCAAATGATGTCCCTTTTTTGTGCTCATGTAGTTTTATCGTCACTAACGACTGACCATCTTGTTCACCAAAATACCATTCTTGCACAATTTTCTTAAAAGGCTCAAGGCTGATAAACTTTCCGGTTATTGCTCCATCCCACATGGAGAATTCACCATTTTCTTGTGGGTCTATTTCTACCATATCACCTGTCCAGAGCCGGATGGTTATTTCCGTCGTTAAGGCTTTATAAATGTCTTCAGGAGGCGCGGGAATTATGTAATATTTTTTAAAGTCTTTCATTAATGCTTGTTTTGCTATTCGTTGCTTATTGTGGTAAATTTACGCAGAATTAAACGATAAAGCGATGAGTAACTTTCTCCCTAATGAACTTATTAACAGACTGCGCGAAGATAGTCACTTCGATACGAATGCCTTCATCGATACACACGAACGGGGAGATCGTGTGACATCTATTCGGCTAAATCCCGAAAAATTAGGCGACAGGGCGTTTTCAAATGCAGAACCTGTGTCCTGGTGTGATCATGCTTTCTACTTAGACGAACGTCCGGTATTCACGTTAGATCCGTTGTATCACGCCGGTTGTTATTATGTACAGGAAGCATCTTCGATGTTTTTAGGACATATTATTGAAAAACTTGGTCTGAAAGATAGTCAGTCTAGAGCGCTAGACCTGTGCGCAGCGCCAGGCGGTAAGTCAACGCTTATTAGCTCGTATCTCGGTTTAGATAGTTTGCTGGTTTCCAATGAAGTAATCAAGTCACGAGCAAACATATTGGTTGAGAACCTAACGCGTTGGGGGACGCACCATGTTATTGTAACGAATAACGATCCGGGCGCATTCAGTCGATTGCCCGGATATTTCGATCTTATGGTGGTTGATGCGCCATGTTCCGGCTCTGGAATGTTTCGTAAAGACCCAGATGCTATAGACGAATGGTCGTTGGCTAACGTCAAGCTTTGTAGCGATAGGCAGAAGCGAATTCTAGCCGAATCCTTGGCAACATTAGCAACGGGAGGCTATTTAATTTATTCCACTTGCTCGTATTCTATTGAAGAAAACGAAGATATTCTGGATTGGATTATGTCTACCTATGAATTTGAATCTGTTCAAATTCCAACAGATGCCGCTTGGGGAATAGAGGAGACGCGCTCTGCTCAAAAGCAGGCATTTGGATATCGCTTTTATCCACATAATGTTAAGGGAGAAGGCTTTTTCGTGAGCGTTTTAAAGAAGTTAGATCATCAAGAAACCTTTAATAGGAAGCGTGCTAAGCCAGAAAAAAGTAACGTGCCTAAACAGGTCTTGCAAGATTGGCTGAGCAGCACATCGGATATACACGCATTTTTACACAATGAAAATATCCACGTTTTCCCAAGTTCTTATGAAGCGGATTTGAAATGGATTCAACAGGTGCTCTATATTCGTAATGCAGGAACTAATATTGGTAAATGGACGGGTAGGGAATTGATTCCTTCGCAGGATTTGGCGCTGAGTATACTCATCAAGCCTGATTTGCCTGCACAGCAGGTTTCATTGGCTGTGGCTCAAGACTATCTTAGAAAAGAAAATCTTTCTCGCACTGATTTTGAGGGGGAAAACGGTTGGTCTCTAGTTCAGTATAATGGGGTTAATTTGGGATGGGTAAAGCTTTTACCCAATCGAGTAAATAATTACTATCCAAAAGAGTCGCGGATTATGAATCTGTAAGCGCTTGTTGGTGCGTGACTACGATCTTACAAATATCTTGTGCCACCTCTTTTTTACTTTTTAGCTCGAAGTTTTGTTGGGTACCTGAACGGTCAATAACGGTAATTTTATTGGTATCTCCGGCAAAACCGGCACCGCTATCTTGCATAGAGTTTAATACGATAAAATCAAGATTTTTACGCACAAGTTTGCTTTTCGCATGCTCCAACTCATTATTTGTTTCAAGCGCAAAGCCAACCAGTGTTTGCTTGCTAGATTTTTTTTGACCTAAAGTCGCTAAAATGTCCGTTGTCTTTATCATGTCAATCTGAAAGTTATCGTCTTTCTTCTTGATTTTCTGTGCCGCTACGTTTGCTGGTGTATAGTCGGCCACGGCTGCACTCATCACGACAATATCAGCATTGTCAAAATGTGCTGCCGTTTCTTTCAACATTTCCTTGGCCGATATAATATCGATGCGATGAACAGCTTGTGGCGTAGAAAGCTGTGTTGGGCCGGTGATCAACGTAACATCCGCACCTAGCTGTTGGAGTGCTTCTGCCAAAGCAAATCCCATTTTGCCGCTTGAATGGTTTCCAATATAACGCACAGGGTCTATGGCTTCATGCGTAGGACCGGCGGTCACCAATGCCTTTTTTCCAACTAATGGCAGCGACGTTGTGCTGCGGAAGAACAGACTTATGCGTTCGAATATGTCTTCCGGTTCTGCAAGACGTCCCTGTCCGACAAGTCCACTCGCCAATTCTCCTGCTGTGGGTTCAATCAGAAGATTGCCGTATTCAATAAGTTTTTCGACGTTATTTTTTGTAGAAGGATGTTGCCACATGTCCAGGTCCATCGCTGGTGCAAACATAACCGAGCACCTGGCCGATAAATAAGTGGCGAGCAAAAGATTATCGCAAAGTCCATTGGCCATTTTAGCCAGCGTATTTGCTGTTGCCGGAGCGATTAGCAGTAAATCAGCCTTTACACCGATTTCTACGTGGTTGTGCCAAACGCCTGTTTGCTCGTCAAAATAATCGGAAAGGACCGGATTTTTAGAAAGGGTAGCTAAGGTCAGCGGTGTGACGAATGCTTTAGCAGCGGGCGTTAATATAACCTGTACTGCCGCACCTGCTTTTACCAGCAGTCGTACAAGCGATGCAATTTTATATGCGGCGATTCCGCCGCATATACCAATCACAATATTTTTGTCTTTTAGAGAAGACATTCGTTTTGTTATTCTTGCTCTTTAGCAGGGTTTCTGAAGTAGATTTTGTCATTCAAAAACTCATCTACAGCCACTAACGATGCTTTTGGCAAACGCTCGTAATGTTTAGAGATTTCGATTTGCTCACGGTTTTCAAAAACTTCTTCCAAATTGTCGTTATTGCTCGCAAATTCAGACAACTTACCGTTCAACTCTTCCTTTACATCGACTGCGATTTGATTGGCACGTTTCGCGATAACAACGATTGACTCGTAAATGTTTTCTGTTCCTTTATCCAATTGTCTTAAATCACGTGTTACGGTTGAACTTGCGACAGAAGTGTTTTTATTTTGACTCATCTTTAATGTATTATGAATTTCGAATTTATTTAGATGTAGAATTAGCAGCAGCCTCCTTAGCTTCGGCTTCGTCTTTGGTGATGCCTAATTCTTTTTGTTGTTCTTCACGAAGCTTATTGATTTCGTTCACACGCTTCAGCACAAATGCTATCTGTTTCTCTGCGCTAGACCGAAGATCGTCCGCCTCTTTTTTGTATTTACTTTGTGGGTAACTTTCCACGAAGCCCTGGTAGTAGTCTAAAGCTTCGTTGTAACGGGCTTCCTGCCGGTGCAGCATACTATTTTGCGCAAAGAGATATTGTGCCTTTACGATCAAAAACTCAATTTCTTCCGCATATCTGGTATCTGGATATTCTCGTAACATGCTTTCGAAAGCAATCACGGCCGCACGGTAGTCGTCAGGCTGCCCCATATCGTAGTACAGCTTAGCATTGGCATAAGCCTTTTTCTCTAGTTTATCACGTAGCTTTTGAATCAAATCACCAGCTTCTTTTGCTTTCTCGCCATCTGGATACAAGTTAATAAAAAGCTGCAGCTCATCAATCGCTTTCCGCGTATTCTCTTGATCCAATGATGATCTCGGTGAATCTTCGTAAAAACAGTAGGCCGACATAAAACGACATTCTTCCGCTCGCGGACTGTTTGGATAAGTCGTAGCGAAATTCTTGAAGTGATATCTGGCTGACGTATAGTCGCTTAAACGGTAATTGGTGTAAGCGGTATAATAATACAAATCTTCTGCTTCTGATTGGCCGCGGTATTTGGTCATCAAATCATCAAAGAGTACCAAGGCCTTGGAATATTTTTTCTTTTCGTAGTATTTAACCGCTTCCTGGTATTTCATAGCAATGTTGTTACTCGCGCGCAGTTTTTCAAACCGGCTCTTACAACTCGTCACCAAGAAAACAGCAATCAAGCAAACTATTACGGATACTATACGTCTATTTAAAAACATTTTACAAAGATACATC
Coding sequences within it:
- a CDS encoding outer membrane protein assembly factor BamD, which produces MFLNRRIVSVIVCLIAVFLVTSCKSRFEKLRASNNIAMKYQEAVKYYEKKKYSKALVLFDDLMTKYRGQSEAEDLYYYTAYTNYRLSDYTSARYHFKNFATTYPNSPRAEECRFMSAYCFYEDSPRSSLDQENTRKAIDELQLFINLYPDGEKAKEAGDLIQKLRDKLEKKAYANAKLYYDMGQPDDYRAAVIAFESMLREYPDTRYAEEIEFLIVKAQYLFAQNSMLHRQEARYNEALDYYQGFVESYPQSKYKKEADDLRSSAEKQIAFVLKRVNEINKLREEQQKELGITKDEAEAKEAAANSTSK
- a CDS encoding class IIb bacteriocin, lactobin A/cerein 7B family, translating into MSTFNLTEFGVQDLNTEEMKNTDGGIAPILLAFYATDVLMAASAVGAVNGWNNAAR
- a CDS encoding methyltransferase RsmF C-terminal domain-like protein, with translation MSNFLPNELINRLREDSHFDTNAFIDTHERGDRVTSIRLNPEKLGDRAFSNAEPVSWCDHAFYLDERPVFTLDPLYHAGCYYVQEASSMFLGHIIEKLGLKDSQSRALDLCAAPGGKSTLISSYLGLDSLLVSNEVIKSRANILVENLTRWGTHHVIVTNNDPGAFSRLPGYFDLMVVDAPCSGSGMFRKDPDAIDEWSLANVKLCSDRQKRILAESLATLATGGYLIYSTCSYSIEENEDILDWIMSTYEFESVQIPTDAAWGIEETRSAQKQAFGYRFYPHNVKGEGFFVSVLKKLDHQETFNRKRAKPEKSNVPKQVLQDWLSSTSDIHAFLHNENIHVFPSSYEADLKWIQQVLYIRNAGTNIGKWTGRELIPSQDLALSILIKPDLPAQQVSLAVAQDYLRKENLSRTDFEGENGWSLVQYNGVNLGWVKLLPNRVNNYYPKESRIMNL
- the coaBC gene encoding bifunctional phosphopantothenoylcysteine decarboxylase/phosphopantothenate--cysteine ligase CoaBC, whose amino-acid sequence is MSSLKDKNIVIGICGGIAAYKIASLVRLLVKAGAAVQVILTPAAKAFVTPLTLATLSKNPVLSDYFDEQTGVWHNHVEIGVKADLLLIAPATANTLAKMANGLCDNLLLATYLSARCSVMFAPAMDLDMWQHPSTKNNVEKLIEYGNLLIEPTAGELASGLVGQGRLAEPEDIFERISLFFRSTTSLPLVGKKALVTAGPTHEAIDPVRYIGNHSSGKMGFALAEALQQLGADVTLITGPTQLSTPQAVHRIDIISAKEMLKETAAHFDNADIVVMSAAVADYTPANVAAQKIKKKDDNFQIDMIKTTDILATLGQKKSSKQTLVGFALETNNELEHAKSKLVRKNLDFIVLNSMQDSGAGFAGDTNKITVIDRSGTQQNFELKSKKEVAQDICKIVVTHQQALTDS
- a CDS encoding SRPBCC domain-containing protein; amino-acid sequence: MKDFKKYYIIPAPPEDIYKALTTEITIRLWTGDMVEIDPQENGEFSMWDGAITGKFISLEPFKKIVQEWYFGEQDGQSLVTIKLHEHKKGTSFEVQHSNIPDEAYDDIVDGWNDTYIASLIEFYEEE
- a CDS encoding DNA-directed RNA polymerase subunit omega, whose translation is MSQNKNTSVASSTVTRDLRQLDKGTENIYESIVVIAKRANQIAVDVKEELNGKLSEFASNNDNLEEVFENREQIEISKHYERLPKASLVAVDEFLNDKIYFRNPAKEQE